Proteins encoded by one window of Desulfovibrio ferrophilus:
- a CDS encoding helix-turn-helix domain-containing protein, which produces MISDKILLTIQEAADILRVHRATVSRMLDYGELPCVLVRSRKLIRTKDLLRFIDSQIGN; this is translated from the coding sequence ATGATTTCAGACAAAATTCTCCTCACCATTCAGGAAGCCGCGGACATCCTGCGGGTGCATCGGGCCACGGTCTCGCGCATGCTGGACTATGGCGAGTTGCCCTGTGTTCTGGTACGCTCCCGAAAGCTGATCCGAACCAAGGATTTGCTGCGGTTCATTGACAGCCAAATAGGGAATTGA